In Choloepus didactylus isolate mChoDid1 chromosome 18, mChoDid1.pri, whole genome shotgun sequence, a single genomic region encodes these proteins:
- the ACAP1 gene encoding arf-GAP with coiled-coil, ANK repeat and PH domain-containing protein 1 isoform X3 has product MVGICDLAHLGPPEPMMAECLDKFTKSLSHKLDSHAELLDATQHTLQQQIQTLVKEGLRGFREARRDFWRGAESLEAALIHNAEVPRRRAQEAEEAGTALRTARAGYQGRALDYALQINVIEDKRKFDIMEFVLRLVEAQATHFQQGHEELSRLGQYRKELGAQLHQLVLNSAREKRDMEQRHVLLKQKELGGEEPEPSLKEGPSGLVMEGHLFKRASNAFKTWSRRWFTIQSNQLVYQKKHKAPVTVVVDDLRLCTVKLCPDLERRFCFEVVSPSKSCLLQADSERLQQLWVSAVQSSIATAFSQARLDDNLRAPGQGSGHLAAGSAATLGGGGPARGRESGGAGQVVAQVQSVDGNAQCCDCREPAPEWASINLGVTLCIQCSGIHRSLGVHFSKVRSLTLDSWEPELVKLMCELGNIVINQIYEARVDAMAVKKPGPSCSRQEKEAWIHAKYVEKKFLTKLPEVREVRGRRGGRGPPRGQPPVPPKPSVKPRPGSFHPKPADLPRTEPPPDDLGSLHPGALLFRAAGHPPSLPTMADALAHGADVNWVNGGQENATPLIQATAANSLLACEFLLQNGANVNQADSAGRGPLHHATILGHTGLACLFLKRGADLGARDSEGRDPLTIAMETANADIVTLLRLAKMREAEAAQGQAGDETYLDIFRDFSLMASDDPEKLSRRSHDLHTL; this is encoded by the exons GAGTGTCTGGACAAATTCACCAAGAGCCTCAGCCACAAGCTGGACAGCCATGCG GAGCTTCTAGACGCCACCCAGCACACACTGCAGCAGCAAATCCAGACCCTGGTCAAGGA AGGTCTCAGGGGTTTCCGAGAGGCTCGCCGGGATTTCTGGCGGGGGGCTGAGAGCCTGGAGGCTGCGCTTATCCACAACGCAGAGGTGCCCAGGCGCCGGGCCCAGGAGGCAGAAGAAGCAGGCACGGCCTTGAGGACTGCACGAGCTGGGTACCAGGGCCGGGCGCTGGATTACGCCCTCCAG ATCAATGTGATTGAGGACAAGAGGAAGTTTGACATCATGGAGTTT GTGCTGCGCTTGGTGGAGGCCCAGGCTACTCATTTCCAGCAGGGCCATGAGGAGCTGAGCCGGCTGGGCCAGTATCGCAAGGAGCTGGGTGCCCAG TTGCACCAGCTGGTCTTGAATTCAGCCCGAGAAAAGAGGGACATGGAGCAAAGACATGTGCTGCTGAAACAGAAG GAGTTGGGCGGGGAGGAGCCAGAGCCAAGCCTAAAGGAAGGGCCCAGCGGCCTGGTCATGGAAGGACATCTCTTCAAACGGGCCAGCAACGCGTTTAAGACCTGGAGCAG GCGCTGGTTCACCATTCAGAGCAACCAACTGGTTTATCAGAAGAAGCACAAG GCCCCCGTGACCGTGGTGGTGGACGACCTGCGGCTCTGCACAGTGAAGCTCTGCCCTGACTTGGAAAGGCGGTTCTGCTTTGAGGTGGTGTCCCCCAGCAA GTCCTGCCTCCTCCAGGCCGACTCGGAGCGGCTCCAGCAGCTGTGGGTCAGTGCCGTGCAGAGCAGCATTGCCACGGCCTTCAGCCAGGCTCGCCTCGATGACAACCTCCGGGCTCCAGGCCAG GGCTCGGGACACCTGGCCGCGGGCTCAGCTGCCACCCTGGGTGGTGGTGGGCCAGCCAGGGGAAGGGAGTCCGGGGGAGCCGGGCAGGTGGTGGCTCAGGTGCAGAGTGTAGACGGCAATGCCCAGTGCTGTGACTGCCGGGAGCCGGCCCCGGAGTGGGCCAGCATCAACCTTGGGGTCACCCTCTGCATTCAGTGCTCCGGCATCCACAG GAGCCTTGGTGTCCATTTCTCCAAAGTCCGGTCTCTGACCCTCGACTCATGGGAGCCAGAACTAGTGAAG CTGATGTGCGAGCTGGGAAACATAGTCATCAACCAGATCTACGAGGCCCGTGTGGACGCCATGGCGGTGAAGAAGCCGGGACCCAGTTGCTCCCG gcagGAGAAGGAGGCCTGGATCCACGCCAAATACGTGGAGAAGAAATTCCTGACCAAGCTTCCTGAAGTTCGTGAGGTTCGAGGGCGAAGAGGTGGCCGGGGGCCCCCTCGGGGGCAGCCTCCTGTGCCCCCAAAGCCTTCTGTCAAGCCCCGCCCAGGGAGTTTCCATCCCAAGCCAG CTGACCTTCCCCGCACAGAGCCCCCGCCCGATGACCTGGGCAGCCTGCACCCCGGGGCCCTGCTGTTCCGAGCTGCTggccatcctccctccctccccaccatggCCGACGCCCTCGCCCATGGAGCCGATGTCAACTGGGTCAATGGGGGCCAGGAGAACGCCACGCCACTGATCCAGGCCACAGCTGCT AATTCTCTTCTGGCCTGTGAGTTTCTCCTCCAGAACGGGGCGAATGTGAACCAAGCGGACAGTGCAGGCCGGGGCCCGCTCCACCATGCAACCATCCTTGGCCACACAGG ACTCGCCTGCCTGTTCCTGAAACGGGGGGCCGATCTGGGGGCTCGGGACTCTGAAGGCCGGGACCCTCTGACCATCGCCATGGAAACAGCCAACGCTGACATCGTCACCCT GCTACGATTGGCGAAGATGAGGGAAGCCGAGGCCGCCCAGGGCCAGGCAG GAGATGAGACGTATCTCGACATCTTCCGCGACTTCTCCCTGATGGCATCCGACGACCCGGAAAAGCTGAGCCGGCGTAGTCACGACCTCCACACGCTTTGA